A window from Drosophila nasuta strain 15112-1781.00 chromosome 3, ASM2355853v1, whole genome shotgun sequence encodes these proteins:
- the LOC132793630 gene encoding kelch-like protein 40b: MDEIMRNLGTLNHNTTKRDPTCSVHFIDSTASYKDEQKFVKCLVSKSEDLEVNSVLRRKPVELATNRSLFEIGHNFEDVPNWLSIEQPVKTPLKNILRYMVENHLSTTVQIEINTMYFNCHILVLQSYSKFFLDLEVVPFAVTLPEEKVSQKAFMLIYKWMISDEPILERKSILEVFVAATYLRIESLLLHCWKYFNIIECFNEDTACILYIETKRNPALDIVRSIMLTRIRKFLLTFVATRDFFDVPLNHLIYLLSSNDICVNTEVEILFIMVRWLGHDWKQRQKYVNSLIPCIRFDLMPLWYLLYVRQVETHKLIKKLINIPKVNATFNETISKITSKMYGEKTNAKSFKQGTEHRQWIQDEMCPYFHHIACPYTRNINFIQFESYLTALQRQTLNRWVTVELIDLKKPKQCCIALHNFKI, encoded by the exons ATGGATGAGATAATGAGGAATCTTGGGACCCTGAATCACAATACCACAAAACGTGATCCCACTTGTAGTGTACACTTTATAGA TTCGACTGCATCATATAAAGATGAGCAGAAATTCGTAAAATGTCTAGTGTCCAAGTCGGAGGATTTAGAAGTTAATAGTGTTTTAAGACGTAAGCCCGTGGAACTGGCAACAAATCGGTCGTTATTCGAGATTGGACACAATTTTGAAGATGTTCCAAATTGGCTGAGCATCGAGCAGCCGGTGAAAACTccattaaaaaacattttgcgGTACATGGTGGAGAATCATTTAAGCACAACCGTCCAGATcgaaataaatacaatgtattttaattgtcaCATTCTTGTGCTGCAATCGTATTCAAAGTTCTTTTTGGACCTGGAGGTGGTTCCGTTTGCGGTAACATTGCCTGAGGAAAAGGTATCGCAAAAGGCATTCATGCTCATCTATAAGTGGATGATAAGTGATGAGCCCATCCTGGAGAGAAAGAGTATTCTTGAAGTCTTTGTGGCAGCTACCTACTTGAGAATTGAATCGCTATTGCTTCACTGCTggaaatactttaatattatCGAGTGTTTCAATGAGGACACTGCTTGTATTTTGTACATTGAAACGAAACGTAATCCAGCATTAGATATTGTGCGTAGTATAATGTTAACGCGAATTCGGAAGTTTCTACTTACATTTGTTGCAACTCGAGATTTTTTCGATGTTCCGCTGAACCATCTAATCTATCTGCTCAGTTCCAATGACATTTGTGTCAATACGGAAGTTGAG ATTCTCTTTATTATGGTACGTTGGCTGGGACATGATTGGAAGCAGCGTCAAAAATATGTGAATAGCTTAATTCCTTGCATACGATTCGATTTGATGCCGCTCTGGTATCTGCTTTATGTACGTCAAGTGGAAACACACAAATTGATCAAAAAGCTGATTAATATTCCCAAAGTAAATGCCACTTTTAACGAGACGATTTCCAAGATAACTTCGAAAATGTACGGAGAAAAAACGAATGCTAAGAGTTTTAAGCAAGGTACAGAGCATCGACAATGGATACAGGATGAAATGTGTCCTTACTTCCATCATATAGCCTGTCCGTATACGcgtaatataaattttattcaatttgagtCGTATTTAACAGCATTACAACGACAAACTCTTAATAGATGGGTTACAGTTGAACTGATTGATTtaaaaaagccaaaacaatGTTGTATTGCACTgcacaattttaaaatttaa
- the LOC132793631 gene encoding trafficking protein particle complex subunit 5 encodes MEKLEALKISSMRPRSNILDRPLSKGKSEVSQSIVALLFSEIVQYSQSRVFTVPELQTRLHELGQDVGTRIIDLYFMRERSAKRETKLTQMLLFVKTTVWKNLFGKEAEKLEHANDDERTYYIIEKEPLVNTFISVPKDKSSLNCANFTAGIVEAVLTHCGFPCKVTAHWHKGTTYMVKFEDFVIARDKQMEEK; translated from the exons atggaaaagcTAGAAGCTCTTAAAATATCTTCAATGCGTCCGCGGAGCAATATACTCGATCGACCGCTGTCGAAAGGCAAATCTGAGGTATCACAGAGCATTGTAGCGCTACTATTCAGTGAGATTGTCCAATACTCCCAGAGTCGTGTATTCACAGTACCCGAATTGCAAACAAG ATTACATGAGTTGGGCCAAGATGTGGGCACACGCATCATTGACCTGTATTTTATGCGCGAACGTAGCGCCAAGCGCGAAACAAAGCTGACGCAGATGCTGCTCTTTGTGAAGACCACCGTGTGGAAGAATCTGTTTGGTAAAGAGGCCGAGAAGCTGGAGCATGCCAACGACGATGAGCGCACTTACTACATTATTGAAAAGGAGCCGTTGGTCAACACGTTCATAAGTGTGCCGAAAGACAAAAGCTCTCTGAATTGTGCCAACTTCACAGCTGGCATAGTTGAAGCGGTTCTAACTCATTGTGGATTT CCTTGCAAGGTAACCGCGCATTGGCACAAGGGTACCACGTATATGGTTAAGTTTGAGGACTTTGTCATTGCCCGCGATAAGCAAATGGAGGAAAAATAG
- the LOC132793633 gene encoding NADH dehydrogenase [ubiquinone] 1 beta subcomplex subunit 4 → MVLTKEEEAFIKRKHEHTLKLRNEYLKQSSNPFRHATGEGGTVFDAGLARFQAMRVSNYEHFRPTGHSFRMGLFAVVLPIAVYAWALKSERDAREEKYRSGQVAYKDRQFKFI, encoded by the exons atggTTTTAACCAAAGAAGAGGAGGCGTTCATCAAGCGCAAGCATGAGCACACACTCAAGCTGCGCAACGAATACCTGAAGCAGAGCTCGAATCCCTTTCGCCATGCCACCGGTGAAGGCGGCACTGTG TTCGATGCGGGCTTAGCGCGCTTCCAGGCTATGCGTGTGTCCAACTATGAGCATTTCCGACCCACTGGCCACTCTTTCCGCATGGGTCTCTTTGCCGTCGTGCTGCCCATCGCTGTCTACGCTTGGGCGCTAAAGAGCGAGCGAGATGCACGCGAGGAGAAATACCGTTCGGGACAGGTTGCGTACAAGGATCGTCAGTTCAAGTTTATTTAA
- the LOC132793628 gene encoding AF4/FMR2 family member lilli, giving the protein MSVKSSARIKKRRSAEAAAATASTVTGSGSFAAIGSQQRLGLSAGGSSSNNNTSLGSSNNNATSNGNQQQQINKKHNFVGRNPNFDTDETKLLIQLWGDPKLQRTLITTHKKHAVICQLAAKMQEYGYHRSPEEITTRIKNLKCFYNRLKKDKECGLTGETEPSWKHFAEMDAIMTRPIFSVRPNEVPAPSLKYQLEQALEEHAERRKRRQENGEEMTDSDNEEDDMLLSSLVPNGKNKRDAPVNEGNADVQLDMDASEETFVVHAGDKRAAAKRRKLSSEPELDVDETAAKETPRIKTEQQEPATESTTTVTATTTGATASTATVAAPTAAATEVEEDDDCMLLPLPKEEPIDVDAVDEANELPPNTATTAAAPATRGVMPTLADMLQLPKATNLLPFSGANVIIPANSISNSIAQLNSTVSTSNSKLTAGKISLVPTNFLMQPKPTSNATAASKGVSVGTASGTQLQLLQSAINQGARLMISGAAPTPVQAAANTGLVTGPGGVKFVLVNAEQAAAAKVAATVKTSAGTVATAASLPHPQQQQPQQQTKLLQPSEYNQQLVQQQQQQQAVQQTPAQPQQQQQEKKEEKRRAQEKAREEQLSKRHMTTMRIMLRQLLNAQNEANEIQHNRLSLERERLDWEKSMGERIITLLPSLLQPAAAAASVATANAVQPTATHQSPQFIVSGTAAGTAGQRLQPPKLLFTTALPMTNGTVSMPHILTPSSALATSLPKVIAAPAPSSSSSSAAGSTSAGATGGGSIIAKPVEICTQINDIQLITPKLEKEG; this is encoded by the exons ATGAGTGTAAAGTCGAGCGCAAGGATTAAGAAACGGCGCTCCGCCGAAGCGGCTGCAGCAACTGCGTCAACTGTCACAGGCTCGGGCTCCTTTGCCGCCATCGGCAGTCAGCAGCGCCTTGGACTTTCCGCAGgcggaagcagcagcaataacaacacaagtttgggcagcagcaacaataatgcAACATCAAATggcaaccaacagcagcagatcAACAAGAAGCACAATTTTGTGGGACGCAATCCCAACTTCGACACGGACGAGACCAAGTTGCTCATACAACTATGGGGTGATCCAAAATTGCAGCGCACTCTGATAACCACACACAAGAAGCATGCGGTCATCTGTCAGCTGGCAGCCAAGATGCAAGAGTATGGGTATCATCGTTCGCCCGAAGAGATCACTACACGCATCAAGAATCTCAAATGCTTCTACAATCGCCTCAAGAAGGACAAGGAATGCGGCTTGACGGGTGAAACGGAACCCAGCTGGAAGCATTTCGCTGAAATGGATGCCATAATGACGCGACCCATATTCAGTGTGCGTCCAAACGAGGTGCCGGCGCCATCTCTAAAATATCAGCTGGAGCAGGCGCTCGAGGAGCATGCGGAGCGGCGCAAGCGGAGACAAGAAAATGGTGAAGAGATGACGGACAGTGACAATGAGGAGGATGACATGTTGCTCTCATCGCTGGTGcccaatggcaaaaacaaacGGGATGCACCAGTCAATGAGGGCAATGCTGATGTGCAGCTGGATATGGATGCCAGCGAGGAGACGTTTGTTGTGCATGCCGGCGACAAACGAGCGGCCGCCAAGCGACGTAAGCTTTCCTCAGAGCCCGAGCTCGATGTGGATGAAACGGCAGCAAAGGAGACGCCACGCATTAAGACTGAACAGCAGGAGCCAGCCACAGAGTCAACTACAACTGTaactgcaactacaacaggagcaacagcaagcacagcaactgttgctgcaccaacagcagctgcaactgagGTGGAAGAGGATGATGACTGcatgctgttgccattgcccaAAGAGGAGCCCATCGATGTGGATGCCGTGGACGAGGCAAACGAATTACCACCAAACACAGCTACAACTGCAGCAGCGCCTGCCACACGCGGTGTGATGCCGACGTTAGCGGACATGCTGCAGCTGCCCAAAGCCACCAATCTGCTGCCGTTCAGTGGCGCCAATGTTATCATACCGGCCAATAGCATCAGCAATAGCATTGCCCAGCTCAACAGTACAGTATCCACCAGCAATAGCAAGCTAACCGCTGGGAAGATCTCGCTGGTGCCCACCAATTTCCTTATGCAACCCAAACCCACGAGCAATGCTACAGCGGCCAGCAAAGGTGTCTCTGTAGGCACAGCTTCTGGCACACAGCTGCAATTGCTTCAGAGTGCCATCAATCAGGGTGCACGCTTGATGATTAGCGGCGCAGCGCCAACGCCAGTCCAGGCGGCGGCCAACACGGGTCTAGTGACGGGACCCGGTGGCGTTAAGTTCGTGCTGGTGAATGCGGAGCAGGCAGCCGCCGCCAAAGTGGCCGCCACAGTCAAAACGAGTGCCGGAACAGTGGCCACAGCAGCATCCTTGCCACacccacagcagcagcagccacaacagcagacTAAGCTGCTGCAGCCAAGTGAATATAATCAGCAACTTgttcaacaacagcagcagcagcaggcagtaCAGCAGACGCCTgcacagccgcagcagcaacagcaagagaagaaggaggagaagcGTCGCGCACAGGAAAAGGCACGAGAGGAGCAACTGTCAAAGCGTCACATGACAA CAATGCGTATCATGTTGCGTCAGTTGCTCAATGCCCAGAACGAAGCCAATGAGATACAGCACAATCGTCTCTCGCTGGAACGTGAACGTCTCGATTGGGAAAAGTCAATGGGTGAACGCATCATCACCTTGCTGCCGAGCTTGTTGCAAccagcggctgctgcagcatcgGTAGCAACTGCAAACGCTGTGCAACCGACTGCCACACATCAGTCACCGCAGTTCATTGTATCGGGCACAGCAGCTGGAACGGCAGGACAACGCTTGCAGCCACCCAAGCTGCTGTTTACCACCGCGTTGCCCATGACCAATGGCACAGTGTCCATGCCACATATACTGACGCCAAGCAGTGCGCTGGCCACATCGCTGCCCAAAGTAATTGCAGCACCCGCCccatcctcatcatcatcctcagCAGCAGGGAGTACATCTGCAGGAGCAACTGGTGGTGGTAGCATTATAGCGAAGCCAGTGGAGATTTGCACTCAAATTAATGATATTCAACTAATAACGCCCAAGCTGGAGAAAGAGGGTTAA
- the LOC132793635 gene encoding protein aveugle, whose product MGEETSNTTQNKARAKTTRPKAVYQWTVSDVLKWYRRHCGEYTKYENLFATHIITGRALLRITDSSLQRMGIVNNQDREAIWREIVKQRLKTDIMEIRDMERINVH is encoded by the exons atggGTGAAGAAACAAGCAACACGACACAGAACAAGGCGCGAGCCAAAACAACGCGACCCAAAGCTGTCTATCAATGGACTGTGAGTGATGTGCTCAAGTGGTATCGGCGTCATTGTGgcgaatataccaaatacgaAAATCTATTTGCCACA CATATCATTACGGGACGAGCGTTACTCCGCATTACGGATTCATCGCTGCAACGCATGGGCATCGTTAACAATCAAGATCGTGAGGCGATTTGGCGTGAGATAGTCAAACAGCGATTGAAAACGGATATTATGGAGATCCGCGACATGGAACGTATCAATGTTCATTAA
- the LOC132793629 gene encoding 26S proteasome non-ATPase regulatory subunit 11 isoform X1: MTAAYMRYSKEEQPHSSSKMAGATLFERAQALSSVNREEGISLLNKIVREQEVAENDEELIRIKEQGIMQLGELYKQEGKAKELADLIKVTRPFLSLISKAKAAKLVRSLVDMFLDMDAGTGIEVQLCKDCIEWAKQEKRTFLRQSLEARLIALYFDTALYTEALALGSQLLRELKKLDDKNLLVEVQLLESKTYHALSNLPKARAALTSARTTANAIYCPPKVQGALDLQSGILHAADERDFKTAFSYFYEAFEGFDSVDSVKALTALKYMLLCKIMLGQSDDVNQIVSGKLAITYSGRDVDAMKAVAEASHKRSLADFQQGLKDYKKELAEDVIVQAHLGTLYDTMLEQNLCRIIEPYSRVQVSHVAESIHLPMPQVEKKLSQMILDKKFSGILDQGEGVLIVFEETPVDKTYERVLETIQSMGKVVDTLYQKAKKLS, from the exons atgacTGCAGCATATATGAGATATAGCAAGGAGGAGCAGCCTCACAG CAGTAGCAAAATGGCCGGAGCAACACTCTTCGAACGTGCCCAAGCTTTGTCCAGCGTGAATCGCGAGGAGGGCATTTCACTGCTGAATAAAATTGTACGCGAACAGGAAGTCGCCGAAAACGATGAGGAGCTGATACGCATCAAGGAGCAGGGCATTATGCAGCTGGGTGAGCTCTACAAACAGGAGGGCAAGGCCAAAGAATTGGCAGATTTGATCAAGGTGACTCGACCGTTTTTGAGTTTGATCAGCAAGGCAAAGGCCGCCAAATTGGTGCGCTCGCTCGTCGACATGTTCCTCGATATGGATGCTGGCACGGGCATTGAG GTGCAACTTTGCAAAGACTGTATAGAGTGGGCCAAGCAGGAGAAGCGCACATTTTTGCGTCAATCGCTGGAAGCACGTCTCATTGCCTTATATTTCGATACGGCTCTCTACACGGAGGCTCTGGCATTGGGCTCGCAGTTGCTGCGTGAACTGAAGAAGTTGGACGATAAGAATCTGCTTGTCGAAGTCCAGCTGCTGGAGAGCAAAACATACCATGCACTGAGCAACTTGCCCAAGGCACGCGCTGCTTTGACATCGGCACGCACCACGGCGAATGCTATCTACTGTCCACCCAAAGTTCAGGGTGCCCTCGATCTCCAATCGGGCATTCTGCATGCGGCCGATGAACGTGATTTTAAGACGGCGTTTTCCTATTTCTATGAAGCATTTGAGGGTTTTGATAGCGTTGACAGTGTCAAAGCGTTGACAGCTCTCAAGTATATGTTGCTGTGCAAGATTATGCTCGGCCAGTCCGATGATGTGAATCAAATCGTTAGTGGCAAATTG GCCATAACATATTCCGGCCGTGATGTGGACGCCATGAAAGCTGTTGCGGAGGCATCACACAAACGTTCGCTTGCTGATTTCCAGCAGGGTTTAAAGGATTACAAGAAAGAGCTCGCTGAGGATGTGATTGTGCAGGCACATCTGGGCACACTTTACGACACTATGCTGGAGCAGAATCTTTGCCGCATTATCGAGCCATACTCACGCGTTCAG GTTTCACATGTGGCGGAGAGCATTCATTTGCCTATGCCACAGGTTGAGAAGAAGCTATCACAAATGATTTTGGATAAGAAGTTTAGTGGAATTTTGGATCAAGGCGAAGGTGTGCTTATTGTCTTCGAGGAGACGCCTGTGGATAAGACATATGAGCGTGTGCTGGAAACCATACAAAGCATGGGCAAGGTGGTAGATACACTTTATCAGAAGGCCAAAAAACTATCATAA
- the LOC132793629 gene encoding 26S proteasome non-ATPase regulatory subunit 11 isoform X2 gives MAGATLFERAQALSSVNREEGISLLNKIVREQEVAENDEELIRIKEQGIMQLGELYKQEGKAKELADLIKVTRPFLSLISKAKAAKLVRSLVDMFLDMDAGTGIEVQLCKDCIEWAKQEKRTFLRQSLEARLIALYFDTALYTEALALGSQLLRELKKLDDKNLLVEVQLLESKTYHALSNLPKARAALTSARTTANAIYCPPKVQGALDLQSGILHAADERDFKTAFSYFYEAFEGFDSVDSVKALTALKYMLLCKIMLGQSDDVNQIVSGKLAITYSGRDVDAMKAVAEASHKRSLADFQQGLKDYKKELAEDVIVQAHLGTLYDTMLEQNLCRIIEPYSRVQVSHVAESIHLPMPQVEKKLSQMILDKKFSGILDQGEGVLIVFEETPVDKTYERVLETIQSMGKVVDTLYQKAKKLS, from the exons ATGGCCGGAGCAACACTCTTCGAACGTGCCCAAGCTTTGTCCAGCGTGAATCGCGAGGAGGGCATTTCACTGCTGAATAAAATTGTACGCGAACAGGAAGTCGCCGAAAACGATGAGGAGCTGATACGCATCAAGGAGCAGGGCATTATGCAGCTGGGTGAGCTCTACAAACAGGAGGGCAAGGCCAAAGAATTGGCAGATTTGATCAAGGTGACTCGACCGTTTTTGAGTTTGATCAGCAAGGCAAAGGCCGCCAAATTGGTGCGCTCGCTCGTCGACATGTTCCTCGATATGGATGCTGGCACGGGCATTGAG GTGCAACTTTGCAAAGACTGTATAGAGTGGGCCAAGCAGGAGAAGCGCACATTTTTGCGTCAATCGCTGGAAGCACGTCTCATTGCCTTATATTTCGATACGGCTCTCTACACGGAGGCTCTGGCATTGGGCTCGCAGTTGCTGCGTGAACTGAAGAAGTTGGACGATAAGAATCTGCTTGTCGAAGTCCAGCTGCTGGAGAGCAAAACATACCATGCACTGAGCAACTTGCCCAAGGCACGCGCTGCTTTGACATCGGCACGCACCACGGCGAATGCTATCTACTGTCCACCCAAAGTTCAGGGTGCCCTCGATCTCCAATCGGGCATTCTGCATGCGGCCGATGAACGTGATTTTAAGACGGCGTTTTCCTATTTCTATGAAGCATTTGAGGGTTTTGATAGCGTTGACAGTGTCAAAGCGTTGACAGCTCTCAAGTATATGTTGCTGTGCAAGATTATGCTCGGCCAGTCCGATGATGTGAATCAAATCGTTAGTGGCAAATTG GCCATAACATATTCCGGCCGTGATGTGGACGCCATGAAAGCTGTTGCGGAGGCATCACACAAACGTTCGCTTGCTGATTTCCAGCAGGGTTTAAAGGATTACAAGAAAGAGCTCGCTGAGGATGTGATTGTGCAGGCACATCTGGGCACACTTTACGACACTATGCTGGAGCAGAATCTTTGCCGCATTATCGAGCCATACTCACGCGTTCAG GTTTCACATGTGGCGGAGAGCATTCATTTGCCTATGCCACAGGTTGAGAAGAAGCTATCACAAATGATTTTGGATAAGAAGTTTAGTGGAATTTTGGATCAAGGCGAAGGTGTGCTTATTGTCTTCGAGGAGACGCCTGTGGATAAGACATATGAGCGTGTGCTGGAAACCATACAAAGCATGGGCAAGGTGGTAGATACACTTTATCAGAAGGCCAAAAAACTATCATAA
- the LOC132791954 gene encoding uncharacterized protein LOC132791954 isoform X2 — MKSCLSLQGIKMKIKNIRSVYHQELKKMRISPYYYPKSCWFEPLHKILAPFLDKRADGDVPLDSPVPIHNEKTDDNQHLISAIPLKRLQVEEPEAIGEEKDDDEREFISPIALKRLQVKVPRLKSIRFMPNKDEESTEIKIELNADPLEFATLSSGQPLRMMTPPLRNPSPSPPQIVNVFSPQSEQREPLQTEGEDEFTFFGMSVAAQLRRMPLSNAMIMQSKIQYMISMERRKLDGDAIEANFLF; from the exons ATGAAAAGTTGCTTAAG TTTGCAGGGTATTAAGATGAAGATCAAGAACATACGTTCTGTGTATCATCAGGAGCTAAAGAAGATGAGAATAAGCCCTTATTATTATCCCAAAAGTTGCTGGTTTGAGCCATTGCACAAAATCTTAGCACCATTTCTAGATAAG AGAGCTGATGGTGATGTGCCCTTGGATTCTCCCGTCCCTATTCATAATGAG AAAACTGATGATAATCAACACTTGATTTCCGCCATACCCCTAAAACGACTTCAGGTTGAGGAACCAGAAGCAATTGGGGAAGAG AAAGATGATGATGAACGGGAGTTTATTTCCCCCATAGCACTAAAACGACTTCAGGTTAAAGTTCCTCGCTTAAAGTCAATTAGGTTTATGCCGAATAAAGACGAGGAAAGCACTGAAATCAAGATCGAACTTAATGCTGATCCATTGGAGTTTGCTACATTGAGTTCTGGTCAACCACTACGTATGATGACACCTCCATTACGAAATCCTTCTCCAAGCCCACCTCAAATTGTGAATGTCTTCTCGCCGCAATCAGAGCAAAGAGAGCCTTTGCAGACTGAGGGAGAGGATGAGTTTACGTTTTTCGGAATGAGTGTTGCCGCCCAATTGCGCAGAATGCCTCTATCGAATGCAATGATCATGCAATCAAAGATTCAGTATATGATATCAATGGAACGTCGTAAGCTCGACGGCGATGCGATTGAAgcaaactttttattttaa
- the LOC132791954 gene encoding uncharacterized protein LOC132791954 isoform X1, whose amino-acid sequence MKSCLRFASYIFSLTKTAMANEEAACERSTVNIAFRFTDARHLKFVEAFSREPCLWNRHPYLWGARVAACKRIQNVMNETLLHNETPISLQGIKMKIKNIRSVYHQELKKMRISPYYYPKSCWFEPLHKILAPFLDKRADGDVPLDSPVPIHNEKTDDNQHLISAIPLKRLQVEEPEAIGEEKDDDEREFISPIALKRLQVKVPRLKSIRFMPNKDEESTEIKIELNADPLEFATLSSGQPLRMMTPPLRNPSPSPPQIVNVFSPQSEQREPLQTEGEDEFTFFGMSVAAQLRRMPLSNAMIMQSKIQYMISMERRKLDGDAIEANFLF is encoded by the exons ATGAAAAGTTGCTTAAGGTTTGCTTCGTATATTTTTTCCCTTACAAAAACAGCCATGGCAAACGAAGAGGCGGCGTGCGAAAGGTCGACGGTAAACATAGCATTTCGATTTACTGACGCTCGGCATCTTAAGTTCGTGGAGGCCTTTAGTCGCGAACCCTGTTTGTGGAACCGGCATCCGTACTTGTGGGGAGCTCGTGTTGCTGCCTGCAAGCGGATTCAAAATGTTATGAACGAGACATTGCTTCACAATGAAACTCCAATTAGTTTGCAGGGTATTAAGATGAAGATCAAGAACATACGTTCTGTGTATCATCAGGAGCTAAAGAAGATGAGAATAAGCCCTTATTATTATCCCAAAAGTTGCTGGTTTGAGCCATTGCACAAAATCTTAGCACCATTTCTAGATAAG AGAGCTGATGGTGATGTGCCCTTGGATTCTCCCGTCCCTATTCATAATGAG AAAACTGATGATAATCAACACTTGATTTCCGCCATACCCCTAAAACGACTTCAGGTTGAGGAACCAGAAGCAATTGGGGAAGAG AAAGATGATGATGAACGGGAGTTTATTTCCCCCATAGCACTAAAACGACTTCAGGTTAAAGTTCCTCGCTTAAAGTCAATTAGGTTTATGCCGAATAAAGACGAGGAAAGCACTGAAATCAAGATCGAACTTAATGCTGATCCATTGGAGTTTGCTACATTGAGTTCTGGTCAACCACTACGTATGATGACACCTCCATTACGAAATCCTTCTCCAAGCCCACCTCAAATTGTGAATGTCTTCTCGCCGCAATCAGAGCAAAGAGAGCCTTTGCAGACTGAGGGAGAGGATGAGTTTACGTTTTTCGGAATGAGTGTTGCCGCCCAATTGCGCAGAATGCCTCTATCGAATGCAATGATCATGCAATCAAAGATTCAGTATATGATATCAATGGAACGTCGTAAGCTCGACGGCGATGCGATTGAAgcaaactttttattttaa